The Thiohalorhabdus sp. Cl-TMA genome includes the window CTATCACGATCACGACCAGTGGAAACAAGGAGGTCGGAGTTACCATTGAAGACCAAGGCCCCGGATTACCGGACCATCATTTGGAGTCCATATACCAGCCCTTCTTTTCGACGAAGCAACAAGGAGTGGGCCGGGGACTGCCCATCTGCCATTCGATCATTGAAGCCCACGGCGGGAGGTTCTGGGGGGAGCCCTGCACGGCGGGAAGCGGAGCTCGGTTCCGATTCACCCTCCCACGGACAGGAGGGCTGCTCCGCGATGCCGAATAAGCAACGGGGAAGCACGGTCTTCGTGGTGGATGACGATCCTTACGTTCTGGATTCCACGCGTTGGCTGCTGGAGAACTCCGGGTTCCATACGGAGACCCATGACCACGCCGAATCCTTCTTCGCCGCCTATCGGAACGAGACCACGGGGTGCGTGATCCTCGACATCCGCATGCCCGGGATGACCGGCCTGGCGCTACAGAACGAGCTCGTGAAGATCGGCGCGGAGATCCCGATCGTCTTCATCACCGCCCACGGCGACATTCCGCAGACCGTTCAGGCCATGAAGCTCGGGGCGTGGGATTTCATAGAGAAGCCGTACGATCCGCGGCAGCTTCTGGAGAGCGTGGAGCGTGCCGTGGAATGGTCGGAAATGCGCCAGGACGCGCAGCGGCGGCGCGCGCTCTACGCCAACCGCTTCTCCAAGCTGAGTCCCCGGGAGCAGGAGGTTGCCCGGGAGGTGGCCGGCGGACGTTCCAGCAAGGAGATCGCCCGCCGTCTGCAGCTCAGCCCCCGGACGGTGGAGACCCACCGCTACCGCTTGATGGAGAAGGTGGGCGCCGGCTCGGTGGCCCATCTGGTCCTGATGCTTATGGAGATCGGCGAGGAAGTGCGCATCCCCGAATAACGGCAGCCCCCTAGCGGGCGGTCCCTTCTTCCTCGCGCAGGAAGTACTCCCGGCTGATGCGCATGACCACCGGAGACAGGAGCAGGAGCGCCAGCAGATTGGGGAAGGCCATGAGCGCCAGGGTGATGTCCGCCAGATTCCAGATCAGCTCCAGGCTGGCCACCGACCCCACCAGAATGCCCGCCACCCAGATCAGCCGGAAGGCCTTCAGCGGCTTAACGCCCACCAGGAACTCCACGCAGCGCTCGCCGTAATAGGCCCAGGTCAGCGTTGTGGTGAAGGCGAAGACGATGAGTCCGAAGGCCACCACGAAATCACCCGGGCCGGGCAGCCCCTTGTTGAAGGCCATGGTGGTCAGGCCCGCACCGGTTTCGCCGCTGTCCCAGGCGCCGGTGGTAACGATGACCAGCGCGGTCATGGTGCAGACCAGAATAGTGTCGATGAAGGTGCCGAGCATACCCACCACCCCCTGGCGAACCGGATCGGTGGTCTGCGCCGCGGCGTGGGCCATCGGCGCGGAGCCGAGACCGGCCTCGTTGGAGAACAGGCCGCGGGCCACGCCGAACTGCACCGCCGCCACCACCCCGGCGCCCGCGAAGCCGCCCACGGCCGCGGTACCGCTGAAGGCGTCGGTGAAGATCCGCGCCACGCCCTGCGGGATGTCCGGGAGATTGAAGGCCAGGATCACCAGGGCGCCCGCCACGTAGATTAAGCCCATGACGGGCACCAGGGCTTCCGCCACCCGGGCGATGCGGCCGATCCCGCCGACGATGACGGCGAATGCCACCATCGCGATCACCGCCCCCGTGGCCCACTGCGGCACGCCCAGGGCCTGGTTCATGGAATCGGCAACGGAGTTGGACTGCACGGTGTTGCCGATGCCGAAGGCCGCGATCAGGCCGAACAGGGCGAAGGCGACGCCGAGCCACTGCCAGCGCGGGCCGAGGCCGTTCTTGATGTAGTACATGGGTCCGCCCACGTGCATGGAGCGGCTGTCCACCTCCCGGTAGCGCACGGCCAGCACGGCCTCGGAGTACTTGGTGGCCATGCCCACCAGGGCGGTAACCCACATCCAGAAGACTGCGCCCGGTCCGCCCAGATGGATGGCCGTGCCCACGCCGGCGATGTTCCCGGTGCCGATGGTGGCGGAGAGGCTGGTCATGAGCGCGCCGAAGGGGGTGATCTCCCCCTCCCCCTTCTGGGCCCCGGGACGGATGCCGGCCCACAGCATGCGGAAGCCGTAGCCGAGCTTCCGCAGCGGCAGCAGCCGGAGGCCGAGGGTGAGGTACATCCCGGTGCCCAGGAGGAGGATCAGCATCACCGGCGTCCAGAGGACCCCGCTGACGGACTCCAGGAAGGCGTTCAGTCGTTCCATGCGCTGTCCCTTTCATGGCCCGTTCCGACGGCGGAGCGGCGCGCCCCGCCGAGCCCGACGATCGGCCTGCCGACGGAACCGCCGGCCGATTCCCACCGGGCCGATCCGGTTTTTCGGCCCCGGGACGCGGAAAAGCCGCTGAGCCCGGCCGCTCGGCATGGTAAAGTATCACGCCTTTGTTCACGAAAAGGTCGCCGGAATGGAGCTTTCTGCCCTTACTGCCGTTTCGCCCCTGGATGGACGCTACGGGACCAAGATCGCGGACCTGCGCCCCTATTTCAGCGAATACGGCCTGATCCGCAACCGCGTCCGCGTGGAGGTGGCCTGGTTCAAGGCCCTGGCCGCGGAGCCGGCGGTGGAGGAGCTTTCGCCCCTTTCCGAGCAGGCGGACGCCTTCCTGGACCGCATCGTGTCCAACTTCGGCCTGGTGGACGCGCAGCGAATCAAGGAGATCGAGGCCTCCACCAACCACGACGTCAAGGCGGTGGAATACTACCTCAAGGAGCGGGCCACCGAGCTGCCCGAGGTGGATGCGGGCAGCGAGTTCTTCCACTTCGCCTGCACCTCCGAGGACATCAACAACCTCGCCCACGGCCTGTCCCTGGCGGAGGCGCGCGCCGAATCCTTCCTTTCGGTGGCCGACGGCCTGGTGAACAAGCTGCGCGAGCTGGCCCATGCCTGGGCCGAGGAGCCCATGCTCGGCCGCACCCACGGCCAGCCCGCCACGCCCACAACGGTGGGCAAGGAGCTGGCGGTCCTGGCCCACCGGCTCCTCCAGGCGCGCGCGGTGGTGGCGGAGAGTCCCGTGCGCGGCAAGATGAACGGCGCCACCGGCAACTTCAACGCCCACATGGTGGCGTATCCCGAGGTGGACTGGCCGGACCTGGCCGAGCGGTTCGTGGAGAGCCTGGGGCTGGAGTGGAGCTCCTACACCACCCAGATCGAGCCGCACGACTACATGGCCGAGCTATTCGGCGCCATGAGCCGGTTCAACACGGTGCTCACCGATCTGTGCCGGGACCTCTGGGGCTATATCAGCTTCGGCTACT containing:
- a CDS encoding response regulator transcription factor: MPNKQRGSTVFVVDDDPYVLDSTRWLLENSGFHTETHDHAESFFAAYRNETTGCVILDIRMPGMTGLALQNELVKIGAEIPIVFITAHGDIPQTVQAMKLGAWDFIEKPYDPRQLLESVERAVEWSEMRQDAQRRRALYANRFSKLSPREQEVAREVAGGRSSKEIARRLQLSPRTVETHRYRLMEKVGAGSVAHLVLMLMEIGEEVRIPE
- the purB gene encoding adenylosuccinate lyase, which encodes MELSALTAVSPLDGRYGTKIADLRPYFSEYGLIRNRVRVEVAWFKALAAEPAVEELSPLSEQADAFLDRIVSNFGLVDAQRIKEIEASTNHDVKAVEYYLKERATELPEVDAGSEFFHFACTSEDINNLAHGLSLAEARAESFLSVADGLVNKLRELAHAWAEEPMLGRTHGQPATPTTVGKELAVLAHRLLQARAVVAESPVRGKMNGATGNFNAHMVAYPEVDWPDLAERFVESLGLEWSSYTTQIEPHDYMAELFGAMSRFNTVLTDLCRDLWGYISFGYFKQRLVEGEVGSSTMPHKVNPIDFENAEGNLGLANATLDHLAGKLTVSRFQRDLTDSTVLRNMGTGFGYSLLAYKSALRGLDKLEINRERLAEDLDGAWEVLAEPIQTVMRRNGVDRPYERLKELTRGRAVDAEKLAEFVETLPLPESEKQKLKALTPASYIGNAAEQARAI
- a CDS encoding alanine/glycine:cation symporter family protein codes for the protein MERLNAFLESVSGVLWTPVMLILLLGTGMYLTLGLRLLPLRKLGYGFRMLWAGIRPGAQKGEGEITPFGALMTSLSATIGTGNIAGVGTAIHLGGPGAVFWMWVTALVGMATKYSEAVLAVRYREVDSRSMHVGGPMYYIKNGLGPRWQWLGVAFALFGLIAAFGIGNTVQSNSVADSMNQALGVPQWATGAVIAMVAFAVIVGGIGRIARVAEALVPVMGLIYVAGALVILAFNLPDIPQGVARIFTDAFSGTAAVGGFAGAGVVAAVQFGVARGLFSNEAGLGSAPMAHAAAQTTDPVRQGVVGMLGTFIDTILVCTMTALVIVTTGAWDSGETGAGLTTMAFNKGLPGPGDFVVAFGLIVFAFTTTLTWAYYGERCVEFLVGVKPLKAFRLIWVAGILVGSVASLELIWNLADITLALMAFPNLLALLLLSPVVMRISREYFLREEEGTAR